One Natrinema longum genomic window carries:
- a CDS encoding M48 family metalloprotease, translating to MPSTKLRARICAVLGVFVGITAVFVLALLWAYGVLLPGVVGGTIVFLQHGAVEFDLFQLPVSWGTALVVIAGFLAAQTYYGYQRVLSGTSGTDGEGDHAVARTVRRLAMSADIPEPDVRVVADETASCYTVGRFTDATIVVTTGLVASLDADELEAVLAHEIAHVANRDVTLMTITTLFLEIADRAYHAALLARRALADPDALSDGGRLALYWFLPLVALTYVFVAPILWVFPTIADWATRTLSQSREFAADAGAARITGKPMALASALVSLAGTTETPATDLRATRTRALCIVPTDPVTGEDTTSLPAIGRPMDATRRREHVRSWLEGETPSGPRDPGDSTPTHPSVEARVRQLTELAARLEVNP from the coding sequence GTGCCCTCCACGAAGCTTCGCGCTCGTATCTGTGCCGTTCTCGGCGTGTTCGTCGGCATTACCGCCGTGTTCGTCCTCGCGTTACTGTGGGCGTACGGCGTCTTGCTGCCGGGGGTCGTCGGCGGAACGATCGTCTTTCTGCAGCACGGTGCCGTCGAGTTCGACCTCTTCCAATTGCCGGTCTCGTGGGGGACGGCGCTGGTGGTGATCGCCGGCTTCCTCGCCGCACAGACGTACTACGGCTACCAGCGCGTACTCTCCGGGACGAGCGGTACCGACGGCGAGGGGGACCACGCCGTCGCGCGGACGGTCCGCCGACTGGCGATGAGTGCCGACATCCCGGAACCCGACGTTCGCGTCGTCGCCGACGAGACGGCGAGTTGCTACACCGTCGGTCGGTTCACCGACGCGACGATCGTCGTCACGACGGGGCTCGTCGCGTCGCTCGACGCCGACGAACTCGAGGCGGTCCTCGCCCACGAGATCGCCCACGTGGCCAACCGCGACGTGACGCTGATGACGATCACGACGCTGTTCCTCGAGATCGCCGATCGAGCGTACCACGCGGCGCTGCTCGCCCGGCGCGCCCTGGCAGACCCCGACGCGCTCTCGGACGGCGGACGGCTCGCGCTCTACTGGTTCCTGCCGCTGGTCGCGCTCACGTACGTCTTCGTCGCCCCGATCCTGTGGGTGTTCCCGACGATCGCCGACTGGGCGACGCGAACGCTGTCGCAGTCCCGGGAGTTCGCCGCGGACGCTGGAGCCGCCCGGATCACCGGGAAGCCGATGGCGCTCGCGAGCGCGCTGGTGAGCCTCGCCGGGACGACGGAAACGCCGGCGACGGACCTCCGGGCGACACGGACCCGCGCACTGTGTATCGTGCCGACCGATCCCGTGACGGGCGAGGATACGACGTCGCTGCCCGCGATCGGGCGACCGATGGACGCGACGCGACGGCGCGAGCACGTCCGCTCGTGGCTCGAGGGGGAGACACCATCGGGACCCCGCGACCCCGGCGACTCGACCCCGACCCACCCGTCGGTCGAGGCTCGCGTCCGCCAACTGACCGAGCTGGCCGCCCGACTGGAGGTGAACCCGTGA
- a CDS encoding NAD-dependent succinate-semialdehyde dehydrogenase, with protein sequence MSIESTNPATGDVVDSFEETSDEERDEHIVRATETFAEWSETPIEARQRLLARAAEVLRENADEYAELMAEEMGKPIGQARDEVEKCAWVCDYYAETAAEHLQDEVMASTERARTVVAYQPIGPVLAIMPWNFPFWQVFRFAAPNLAAGNVGLLKHASNVPGCARAIEDVFEQAGFPEGAFTSLLIGSSEIGAVIEDDRVRAVTITGSDGAGRSVAETAGSQLKKSVLELGGSDPFVVLEDAPMDETVETAVQARLINNGQSCIAAKRFVVVEDVYDEFVDRFVDEMAAQTVGDPMDDETDIGPQAREDLMEDLHEQVEETVEQGGELELGGEPMDRDGAFYPPTVLTDVPENAPADQEELFGPVATVFRVPDEDAAIEKANDTRFGLGASVWTEDLERGERVARQFESGLAFVNELVKSDPRVPFGGVKDSGYGRELSRHGIREFVNTKTIWVQQDAGEETDMVE encoded by the coding sequence GTGTCTATCGAGAGTACCAATCCGGCGACGGGAGACGTCGTCGACAGTTTCGAGGAGACCTCCGACGAGGAGCGAGACGAACACATCGTGCGGGCGACCGAGACCTTCGCGGAGTGGTCCGAGACGCCGATCGAGGCGCGCCAGCGGCTGCTCGCGCGGGCGGCCGAGGTCCTCCGGGAGAACGCCGACGAGTACGCCGAACTGATGGCCGAGGAGATGGGGAAACCGATCGGGCAGGCCCGCGACGAGGTCGAGAAATGCGCGTGGGTCTGTGACTACTACGCCGAAACCGCGGCCGAACACTTGCAGGACGAGGTCATGGCGAGTACGGAGCGCGCACGGACGGTCGTCGCCTACCAGCCGATCGGCCCGGTACTCGCGATCATGCCCTGGAACTTCCCCTTCTGGCAGGTCTTTCGCTTCGCCGCACCCAATCTCGCCGCGGGCAACGTCGGCCTGCTGAAACACGCCTCGAACGTCCCCGGCTGTGCGCGGGCCATCGAGGACGTCTTCGAGCAGGCGGGGTTCCCCGAGGGCGCGTTTACCTCCCTCCTGATCGGTTCCAGCGAGATCGGCGCGGTGATCGAGGACGACCGGGTTCGGGCCGTCACCATCACCGGCAGCGACGGTGCGGGCCGATCCGTCGCCGAGACCGCCGGGAGCCAGCTCAAGAAGTCGGTCCTCGAGCTCGGCGGGAGCGATCCGTTCGTCGTCCTCGAGGACGCGCCGATGGACGAGACGGTCGAGACGGCGGTGCAGGCACGGCTCATCAACAACGGCCAGTCCTGTATCGCGGCCAAGCGGTTCGTCGTGGTCGAGGACGTCTACGACGAGTTCGTCGACCGGTTCGTCGACGAGATGGCAGCCCAGACCGTCGGCGATCCGATGGACGACGAGACCGACATCGGCCCGCAGGCTCGCGAGGACCTCATGGAGGACCTCCACGAGCAAGTCGAGGAGACGGTCGAACAGGGCGGCGAACTCGAACTGGGCGGCGAGCCGATGGACCGCGACGGCGCGTTCTACCCGCCGACGGTGCTTACGGACGTTCCCGAAAACGCGCCCGCGGATCAGGAGGAATTGTTCGGCCCCGTGGCGACAGTGTTCCGAGTGCCCGACGAGGACGCCGCGATCGAGAAGGCCAACGACACGCGCTTCGGGCTCGGCGCGAGCGTCTGGACCGAAGACCTCGAGCGCGGCGAGCGGGTCGCCCGCCAGTTCGAGTCCGGGCTCGCGTTCGTCAACGAACTCGTCAAGTCCGATCCGCGGGTGCCCTTCGGCGGCGTGAAGGACTCGGGGTACGGCCGGGAACTCTCGCGACACGGAATCCGGGAGTTCGTGAACACGAAGACGATCTGGGTCCAGCAGGACGCCGGCGAGGAGACCGACATGGTCGAGTAG
- a CDS encoding PH domain-containing protein, producing MTTTNTETAAVDADLDLEWLSLDDNEEILWAGGPDRRTLVPAFVIGIPLTLVLIGLLIIVGEYLRVTNTHYVVTTRALYKKTGVFSRDVKRIEHGKVQDISYSQSALGTHFGYGSVEISTAGGSGVEMSFDSVPDPRAIQQRIGERIKRERGESADDRTKDEILEEILTELRAIRTAVEGGATGRSNAETSTANGRPDDQSYEYDEDRSL from the coding sequence ATGACCACGACGAACACCGAGACCGCAGCGGTAGACGCCGATCTCGACCTCGAGTGGCTCTCGCTGGACGACAACGAGGAGATCCTCTGGGCCGGCGGCCCGGATCGGCGAACGCTCGTTCCGGCGTTCGTGATCGGGATCCCGCTCACGCTCGTCCTGATCGGGCTCCTCATCATCGTCGGCGAGTACCTCCGCGTGACGAACACCCACTACGTCGTGACGACGCGAGCGCTCTACAAGAAAACCGGCGTGTTCTCGCGGGACGTCAAGCGGATCGAACACGGGAAGGTACAGGACATCTCCTACAGTCAGAGCGCGCTGGGAACTCACTTCGGCTACGGCTCCGTCGAGATCAGCACCGCCGGCGGCTCCGGCGTCGAGATGTCGTTCGACTCGGTTCCCGATCCCAGAGCCATCCAACAGCGGATCGGCGAACGGATCAAACGCGAGCGCGGCGAGTCCGCCGACGACCGCACGAAAGACGAGATTCTCGAGGAGATCCTCACCGAACTCCGCGCGATTCGGACGGCCGTCGAGGGGGGAGCCACGGGCCGATCCAACGCCGAGACGAGTACTGCGAACGGACGACCAGACGACCAATCCTACGAGTATGACGAAGATCGATCGCTCTGA
- a CDS encoding PH domain-containing protein has translation MTKIDRSDAATDGPPWLPIEAGEQVRWQARPRIQTVLPWAVVAVVGTIGLLAAVATDVVPLPAVVGIPILVAPALWQYARVSRTAFVVTNARAATRHGVLGRTVRTVSLERIQNTTVEQDAIGRFVGYGTVTIETAGGLELAFWNVEDPNAIHDRLEAEREGLTDAEIPGRRDQWEGVLAEVRAWRRSLEGKP, from the coding sequence ATGACGAAGATCGATCGCTCTGACGCCGCCACGGACGGCCCACCCTGGCTCCCGATAGAGGCGGGCGAGCAGGTTCGCTGGCAGGCGCGCCCGCGGATCCAGACCGTCCTCCCGTGGGCCGTCGTCGCGGTCGTGGGGACGATCGGCCTCCTGGCTGCAGTCGCCACCGACGTCGTGCCGCTCCCCGCCGTCGTCGGGATTCCGATCCTCGTCGCGCCCGCGCTGTGGCAGTACGCTCGCGTCTCGCGAACGGCGTTCGTCGTCACGAACGCGAGAGCCGCGACCCGCCACGGCGTCCTCGGGCGAACCGTTCGAACCGTCTCGCTCGAGCGAATCCAGAACACCACCGTCGAGCAGGATGCGATCGGCCGGTTCGTCGGCTACGGGACGGTCACGATCGAAACCGCGGGTGGCCTGGAACTCGCCTTCTGGAACGTTGAAGACCCCAACGCGATTCACGACCGGCTAGAGGCCGAACGCGAGGGTCTGACGGACGCCGAGATTCCGGGGCGGCGCGACCAGTGGGAGGGCGTCCTCGCCGAGGTTCGAGCGTGGCGGCGAAGCCTCGAGGGGAAACCATAA
- a CDS encoding DUF5658 family protein: MSSEGASLHHRLPGDLTPVDLERLLWGAVVLALAADVATTFVGLHLGLSESNPAARGAIEGYGVGGMLALKAFAVGVGLVCRLLLEQVYRPIVPAGLAVPWLAAALLNVYTIATVL, from the coding sequence ATGAGTTCCGAGGGCGCGTCCCTGCACCACCGTCTCCCCGGTGATCTGACACCCGTCGACCTCGAGCGACTGCTCTGGGGAGCCGTCGTCCTCGCTTTGGCCGCCGACGTCGCGACGACGTTCGTCGGCCTCCATCTGGGACTGTCCGAGTCGAACCCGGCCGCTCGCGGGGCGATCGAGGGGTACGGGGTTGGCGGCATGCTCGCGCTGAAGGCGTTCGCAGTCGGTGTTGGACTCGTCTGTCGGCTCCTCCTCGAGCAGGTTTACCGGCCGATCGTCCCGGCCGGGCTCGCAGTACCGTGGCTGGCCGCCGCGCTCCTGAACGTCTATACGATCGCGACCGTCCTGTAA
- a CDS encoding acyl-CoA carboxylase subunit beta translates to MRVRIAAGADDDEAAAIAAALAGHVGETVELFLGDETEPAVVHEIEPPADGESAADPETEPTAAERDLGPTEREARLWDEIEDILEGGPEKYKTQLSEEGKLFVRDRLELWFAGNDSEVHFEDGRFAAFDDWHPSGANTDEDGGDGDRLPADGLITAAATFEGRDLHVMANDYTVKRGSMAAKGVEKFLRMQQRALKTGNPVLYLMDSSGGRIDQQTGFFANREGIGKYYYNHSMLSGRVPQICVLYGPSIAGAAYTPVFADFTIMVEGMSAMAIASPRMVQMVTGEDIDLQELGGPAVHMQESGSADLIADDEEHARELVARLITYLPDNADEKPPRREPTEPANSPDGIDAIVPQQPNKGYDMTDVIDRIVDAGSYFELRPDYGQEILTAYARIDGRPIGIVANQPAHRAGAIFPDAAEKAAEFIWKSDAFNIPLLYLCDTPGFMAGSQVEKDGILEQGKKMIYATSSATVPKQTVVVRKAYGAGIYAMGGPAYDPESVVGLPSGEIAIMGPEAAINAVYARKLSEIDDPEERERTEAQLRAEYREDIDVHRMASEVVIDEIVPPSTLRAELAARFDFYEDIEKSLPDKKHGTIL, encoded by the coding sequence ATGCGAGTTCGTATCGCGGCCGGTGCCGACGACGACGAGGCTGCGGCGATCGCGGCCGCGCTGGCAGGGCACGTCGGCGAGACGGTCGAGTTGTTCCTCGGCGACGAGACGGAGCCGGCAGTGGTCCACGAAATCGAGCCTCCAGCCGACGGCGAATCGGCAGCCGATCCCGAGACGGAACCCACCGCGGCCGAGCGCGATCTCGGCCCCACCGAGCGCGAAGCGCGTCTGTGGGACGAGATCGAGGACATCCTCGAGGGTGGCCCCGAGAAGTACAAAACGCAACTCTCCGAAGAAGGAAAGCTGTTCGTCCGCGATCGACTCGAGTTGTGGTTCGCCGGCAACGACAGCGAGGTACACTTCGAGGACGGTCGGTTCGCGGCGTTCGACGACTGGCACCCAAGCGGTGCAAACACCGACGAAGACGGCGGTGACGGCGACCGCCTCCCGGCGGACGGCCTCATCACGGCCGCAGCCACGTTCGAGGGCCGGGACCTCCACGTGATGGCCAACGACTACACGGTCAAGCGCGGCAGCATGGCCGCGAAAGGCGTCGAGAAGTTCCTCCGAATGCAACAGCGCGCGCTCAAGACCGGTAATCCGGTCCTGTACCTGATGGACTCCTCGGGCGGGCGGATCGACCAGCAGACGGGCTTTTTCGCCAACCGCGAGGGGATCGGGAAGTACTACTACAACCACTCGATGCTCTCCGGACGGGTTCCCCAGATCTGTGTCCTCTATGGGCCGAGCATCGCCGGGGCGGCCTACACACCTGTCTTCGCGGACTTCACGATCATGGTCGAGGGGATGTCCGCGATGGCGATCGCCTCCCCGCGGATGGTGCAGATGGTCACCGGCGAGGACATCGATCTCCAGGAACTCGGCGGGCCGGCAGTCCACATGCAGGAGTCGGGGTCGGCGGACCTGATCGCCGACGACGAGGAACACGCCCGGGAACTCGTAGCACGACTGATCACGTATCTGCCGGACAACGCCGACGAGAAACCGCCACGGCGGGAGCCGACCGAACCGGCCAACTCTCCCGACGGAATCGACGCCATCGTCCCCCAGCAACCGAACAAGGGGTACGACATGACCGACGTCATCGATCGAATCGTCGATGCGGGGTCGTACTTCGAGTTACGGCCCGATTACGGCCAGGAGATACTCACCGCGTACGCCCGGATCGACGGTCGTCCGATCGGCATCGTCGCCAACCAGCCAGCCCACCGCGCCGGTGCGATCTTTCCCGACGCGGCCGAGAAGGCCGCGGAGTTCATCTGGAAATCGGACGCGTTCAACATCCCCTTACTCTATCTCTGCGACACGCCCGGTTTCATGGCCGGTTCCCAGGTCGAGAAAGACGGCATCTTGGAGCAGGGCAAGAAGATGATCTACGCGACCTCCTCGGCCACGGTTCCCAAACAGACCGTCGTCGTCCGCAAAGCCTACGGCGCGGGGATCTACGCGATGGGCGGGCCCGCCTACGATCCCGAGAGCGTCGTCGGCCTCCCCTCGGGCGAGATCGCGATCATGGGTCCGGAAGCCGCGATCAACGCTGTCTACGCGCGCAAGCTCTCCGAGATCGACGACCCAGAGGAGCGCGAACGAACGGAGGCACAGCTCCGGGCGGAGTACCGCGAGGACATCGACGTTCATCGAATGGCGAGCGAGGTCGTCATCGACGAGATCGTCCCGCCGAGCACGCTGCGCGCGGAACTGGCCGCCCGGTTCGACTTCTACGAAGACATCGAGAAGTCCCTGCCGGACAAGAAACACGGGACGATACTCTGA
- a CDS encoding class 1 fructose-bisphosphatase — MTVSDPVVEDVVATISRSATEIRQGLIGRRGTVEEENPSGDTQVEADVWADELLGDRIAGIDGVGQYASEERADIVDCGDDPAASGAYAVAVDPLDGSSNLKSNNTMGTIFGIYDAALPARGDTLVAAGYVLYGPITTMVIATDDTVSEYELTGGERTIVERDVTLPAEPVVYGFGGRVPDWPADFREYAREIERELKLRYGGALIGDVNQVLTYGGTFGYPALESRPEGKLRLQFEGNPIGYVVEQAGGRSSNGTQSLLTVEPDELHDRTPLHVGNDDLIDRLESTVA; from the coding sequence ATGACGGTGTCCGATCCAGTCGTCGAGGACGTCGTGGCGACGATCAGCCGCTCGGCGACCGAGATTCGACAGGGGCTGATCGGTCGCCGCGGGACGGTCGAGGAGGAAAACCCCAGCGGCGATACCCAGGTCGAGGCCGACGTCTGGGCCGACGAGTTACTCGGCGATCGAATCGCCGGGATCGACGGCGTCGGCCAGTACGCCAGCGAGGAACGAGCCGACATCGTCGACTGCGGCGACGATCCCGCGGCGTCGGGAGCGTACGCCGTCGCAGTGGACCCACTCGACGGCTCGTCGAACCTCAAATCCAACAACACGATGGGGACGATCTTCGGGATCTACGACGCCGCGCTCCCCGCCCGCGGTGACACCCTCGTCGCCGCCGGCTACGTCCTCTATGGCCCGATCACGACGATGGTGATCGCCACCGACGACACCGTCTCGGAGTACGAACTCACCGGCGGCGAGCGAACGATCGTCGAGCGCGACGTCACGCTGCCCGCGGAACCGGTCGTCTACGGCTTCGGCGGTCGCGTCCCCGACTGGCCCGCCGACTTCCGCGAGTACGCCCGCGAGATCGAGCGGGAACTCAAACTCCGATACGGCGGCGCACTGATCGGCGACGTCAACCAGGTACTCACCTACGGCGGCACCTTCGGCTACCCCGCACTCGAGTCCCGGCCCGAGGGCAAACTCCGACTCCAGTTCGAGGGGAACCCGATCGGCTACGTCGTCGAGCAGGCCGGCGGTCGCTCCTCGAACGGCACGCAGTCGTTGCTGACCGTCGAACCCGACGAACTGCACGACCGAACACCGTTACACGTCGGCAACGACGACCTGATCGACCGACTCGAGTCGACGGTCGCGTAG
- a CDS encoding class I fructose-bisphosphate aldolase: MIPIDDSPIVRDGKSLILAMDHGLEHGPVDFEAVPEKLDPATVFETATHDAVTSMAVQKGIAEGYYPSYEDDVNLLLKLNGTSNMWMGEPDSAINCSVDYAAELGADAVGFTVYSGSNHEVEMYEEFRRIQEKAREYDLPVVMWSYPRGQGLKNDTKPSTISYATRIALEVGADIAKVKYPGSSDAMEHACKAAGDMNVVMSGGSKTSDYDFLSTVEAAVTAGASGLAVGRNIWQREDPTRILDALEEVIYEEATADAALEATE; the protein is encoded by the coding sequence ATGATTCCGATCGACGACTCTCCGATCGTTCGCGACGGCAAGTCACTGATTCTGGCGATGGACCACGGGCTCGAGCACGGCCCTGTCGACTTCGAAGCAGTGCCGGAGAAACTCGATCCAGCGACGGTCTTCGAGACGGCGACCCACGACGCCGTCACGTCGATGGCCGTCCAGAAGGGGATCGCGGAGGGGTACTATCCGAGCTACGAGGACGACGTCAACCTCCTCCTGAAGCTCAACGGCACGTCGAACATGTGGATGGGAGAGCCCGACTCCGCGATCAACTGCTCGGTCGACTACGCGGCCGAGTTGGGTGCCGACGCGGTCGGCTTCACCGTCTACAGCGGCTCGAACCACGAGGTCGAGATGTACGAGGAGTTCCGTCGGATACAGGAGAAAGCCCGCGAGTACGACCTCCCGGTCGTCATGTGGTCTTACCCCCGCGGCCAGGGGCTCAAGAACGACACCAAGCCGAGCACGATCTCCTATGCCACCCGCATCGCCCTCGAGGTCGGTGCCGACATCGCGAAGGTCAAGTACCCCGGCAGCTCCGACGCCATGGAGCACGCGTGCAAGGCGGCGGGCGACATGAACGTCGTCATGAGCGGCGGCTCGAAGACCTCCGACTACGACTTCCTCTCGACCGTCGAAGCCGCCGTCACCGCCGGCGCGAGCGGGCTCGCGGTCGGCCGCAACATCTGGCAGCGCGAGGACCCGACCCGGATCCTCGACGCCTTAGAGGAGGTCATCTACGAGGAGGCGACCGCCGACGCGGCACTCGAGGCCACCGAATAG
- a CDS encoding DUF7409 domain-containing protein: protein MNRVSERNGANNTGSGAAGETETGESAVVDIGISVDVSDDRDPAADISGAERDLEEGELLEAVEVERTTDTAARTGGDTGIGTDEREALEAADIDPDAVAGKEYAYRTLLDAGLDEAVAASLRRRYSLPWSFEGEGDLDRRSSEVRGLGDAEREWIAVSADEEWQAFEYDHSGLVSVGRDRPSERPYPRPTPVTAVTGVGPDDADALAEAGVRSAERLATIDAMTVATVLDLNVLHVRTWRHNARELLE from the coding sequence ATGAACCGCGTGAGTGAAAGAAACGGCGCGAACAACACGGGTTCGGGGGCTGCAGGTGAGACGGAGACCGGTGAGAGCGCGGTCGTCGACATCGGTATCTCCGTCGATGTCAGCGACGACAGGGATCCGGCTGCGGATATCAGTGGGGCCGAACGCGACCTCGAGGAGGGGGAACTGCTCGAGGCGGTCGAGGTGGAGCGGACGACCGACACGGCGGCCAGGACAGGGGGCGATACGGGTATCGGTACCGACGAGCGCGAGGCCCTCGAGGCTGCCGATATCGATCCCGACGCGGTCGCGGGCAAGGAATACGCCTATCGCACGCTGCTGGATGCGGGTCTCGACGAAGCGGTCGCGGCCAGCCTCCGCAGGCGGTACTCGCTGCCGTGGTCGTTCGAGGGGGAGGGCGACCTCGACCGGCGCTCGAGCGAGGTCCGGGGGCTGGGCGACGCCGAACGCGAGTGGATCGCCGTCAGCGCCGACGAGGAGTGGCAAGCCTTCGAGTACGATCACTCGGGGCTCGTCTCGGTGGGGCGGGACCGCCCCTCGGAACGTCCCTATCCCAGACCGACCCCGGTCACGGCGGTCACTGGGGTCGGCCCCGACGACGCCGACGCGCTGGCCGAGGCCGGGGTGCGATCGGCGGAGCGACTCGCAACCATCGACGCGATGACGGTCGCGACGGTCCTCGATCTGAACGTGTTGCACGTCCGGACGTGGCGACACAACGCGCGCGAGCTACTCGAGTGA
- a CDS encoding XdhC family protein translates to MTRSNWSLPETEVVQRIHERLDTAGTDVLATIVDVEGNAYRRPGAKMLLDDAGEGVGSITAGCLEDDLLAAAESVRERGRPELVTYDLMEDDEDVWGLGVGCNGIIDVLLEPLTETYRPAVEAFADGRNVAVLTVLEGADGSLGRGDRAYYHPGDGRLVTPDGEPATDWPAALSEPAADLTERGRADVVELESDGELEVFIDGLAAPSELVVFGTGHDVGPVTELAAKNDFRVTVVGFRGGVDLADRFPDADETITTSPAAVDDELDLDDRTYAVVMTHNFVDDRLTVEQLLESSVPYIGLMGPRKRFEEMLEAFEDEGRSFEEGELSPLYTPIGLDLGGGSPYQIAHSIVAEILAVSNDRTPRHLKRREGHIHDRVTVDSTEGAPSQ, encoded by the coding sequence ATGACACGAAGCAACTGGAGCCTACCGGAGACCGAGGTGGTACAGCGCATTCACGAACGACTCGACACGGCGGGAACGGACGTCTTAGCGACGATCGTCGACGTCGAGGGGAACGCCTACCGGCGGCCGGGCGCGAAAATGCTCCTCGACGACGCCGGCGAGGGCGTCGGCAGCATTACGGCCGGCTGCCTCGAGGACGACCTGCTCGCGGCGGCCGAGTCGGTTCGCGAACGCGGCCGTCCGGAGCTGGTGACCTACGACCTGATGGAGGACGACGAGGACGTCTGGGGGCTCGGCGTCGGCTGCAACGGGATCATCGACGTCCTGCTGGAGCCGTTGACCGAGACCTATCGTCCCGCCGTCGAGGCCTTCGCCGACGGACGGAACGTCGCCGTTCTCACCGTTCTCGAGGGAGCGGACGGCTCCCTCGGCCGTGGCGACCGCGCGTACTACCATCCCGGGGATGGGCGGCTCGTGACCCCGGACGGCGAGCCGGCGACGGACTGGCCCGCCGCGCTGTCGGAGCCCGCGGCGGATCTCACCGAGCGCGGCCGAGCCGACGTCGTCGAACTCGAGTCGGACGGGGAACTCGAGGTGTTCATCGACGGGCTCGCAGCACCCTCGGAGCTTGTCGTGTTCGGAACCGGCCACGACGTGGGACCGGTCACCGAACTGGCCGCGAAAAACGACTTCCGCGTGACCGTCGTCGGGTTCCGCGGTGGCGTCGACCTCGCGGACCGATTTCCGGACGCCGACGAAACGATAACGACCTCGCCGGCAGCCGTCGACGACGAACTCGACCTCGACGACCGCACCTACGCGGTCGTCATGACCCACAACTTCGTCGACGATCGGTTGACGGTCGAGCAGTTACTGGAGTCGTCGGTTCCCTACATCGGTCTGATGGGGCCCCGCAAGCGGTTCGAGGAGATGCTCGAGGCGTTCGAGGACGAGGGACGGTCGTTCGAGGAAGGGGAGTTGTCGCCGCTGTACACGCCGATCGGGCTCGACCTCGGCGGCGGCTCCCCTTACCAGATCGCACACAGTATCGTCGCGGAGATACTGGCAGTGTCCAACGATCGGACGCCCCGACACCTGAAACGCCGCGAGGGGCACATTCACGACAGAGTGACTGTCGATTCGACGGAGGGTGCCCCCTCGCAGTAG
- a CDS encoding Rossmann-like domain-containing protein, with protein sequence MIEPILPAIVDRLRAIGTLEAATVEDVTIGDAAVMVELGGVRARPGANARAATGSEGTRGSQSTAGLAHRPSGPTRPADDLDVDTLVGWATRTSRESPIDAKGRSGEAGDGAASADGLLENALGVAAINALSAPSIDWQTGDPMALLDPSVDTIATVGLFRPAFRKFDDVDVRVIERADVGSVTAPEGVRVATFRPDAASEAMAGADVVFVTGSTFVYGGLERYLAAAPAAATVVLIGATASVLPDPVFDAGVDVVAGASVADRVRVREAVARGACGTDLHDAGVRKVYVAADRSTDPSQGLTHTRSGGSNRDETTDD encoded by the coding sequence ATGATCGAGCCGATCCTTCCCGCGATCGTCGACCGCCTCCGGGCGATCGGCACCCTCGAGGCAGCGACGGTCGAGGACGTAACGATCGGCGACGCGGCGGTCATGGTCGAACTCGGGGGCGTGCGGGCGCGACCCGGAGCCAACGCACGGGCCGCTACCGGTTCGGAGGGGACTCGCGGAAGCCAGTCGACCGCTGGTCTCGCTCACCGTCCCTCGGGGCCCACGCGACCGGCAGACGACCTCGACGTCGACACGCTCGTCGGCTGGGCGACGCGGACGAGCCGCGAGTCGCCGATCGACGCGAAGGGGCGATCTGGCGAAGCCGGAGATGGGGCGGCGTCCGCCGACGGACTGCTCGAGAACGCACTCGGCGTCGCGGCGATCAACGCCCTCTCGGCCCCGTCGATCGACTGGCAAACGGGCGATCCGATGGCGTTGCTGGACCCGAGCGTCGACACGATCGCGACGGTCGGCCTCTTCCGGCCCGCGTTCCGGAAGTTCGACGACGTCGACGTTCGCGTCATCGAACGGGCCGACGTCGGCTCGGTGACCGCACCCGAGGGCGTCCGCGTCGCGACGTTTCGGCCGGACGCGGCGAGTGAAGCGATGGCTGGCGCGGACGTCGTCTTCGTCACCGGCTCGACGTTCGTCTACGGCGGTCTCGAGCGCTATCTCGCGGCTGCACCGGCGGCGGCGACCGTCGTCCTGATCGGTGCGACCGCGTCCGTCCTCCCCGACCCTGTCTTCGACGCCGGCGTGGACGTCGTCGCCGGAGCGTCGGTGGCCGATCGGGTTCGCGTCCGCGAGGCCGTCGCACGAGGTGCCTGCGGGACGGACCTGCACGACGCCGGCGTTCGGAAAGTATACGTGGCTGCCGACCGATCGACTGATCCGAGTCAAGGACTAACACACACGCGAAGTGGGGGATCCAACCGAGATGAGACGACAGACGACTGA